The sequence ATGAAGACAGACTTTTCTACGACGACAGCCAGAAGGGGATTATGTATACGTTCAACGGCGATGACAGTTCCTGGCGCGTTATTTCTCCTCCGGGCGCCTTCCGCCTCGTAGGTCTTGGTGATGACAAGACAATTTACGCCGCCAAGATCAATTCAAAGGGAGAAGTCATTGCGTATTATACGGGCAAGCTCGGAGTTGGCTTCAAAGAAGTAAAGGCACTCCCGGCACCTGTTGATTTCAACTCTGTCACAGTGCATATGATCCATGAAGCAGCTCTCCAGGCGGCTTCCGCTTCAACAAAATAGTGAAATATGGGCCTCTCTCAGGCAGCAAAAACCGTACCGGCAAAAGTCAAAGCCGGTACGGTTTTTTATTGAGATCTTGTGAGGCAGTATGTGCGGAGAAAGAAAATATCAAAAGAAAATGAATTTATTTTATCAAGATTAAAAATGTGTGCAAAAGAAAATATCCGGAGAAAATTAAGTGTCATTACCGGGTTTAAATGGTATAATGAATCGGATATATATTTATAGTCAGGAAGGGAGAGCGAGCATGGAAGAAGAAAAGGAAATCTATAAAGCGGATGATCGTCTGATCGTAGCGCTTGACGTAGATTCTTTTGACAGTATGAAAGCGCTTGTTGATGAGTTAGGTGATCTGGTTTCCTATTATAAGGTAGGAATGGAACTCTATTACAGTGCCGGCAGCGCAACGATCCATTATTTGAAGGAACACGGGAAAAAGGTGTTCCTGGATCTGAAACTGCATGACATTCCGAATACGGTGGGACACAGCGTCGCTTCCGTTACCAGATTAGGCGTAAATCTTATTACGGTCCATGCTGGAGGCGGAAGAGCTATGATGCAGGCTGCTGCACGCTATGCCAAGATAACCGCCGATGAGTTAGGAGTGGAAAGACCAAAAATTCTGGCAGTAACAGTTCTTACCAGCTTTGATGATAAAGGCTGGCAGGAAATCGGAGGACATTTTCCGATCCAGGATCATGTACTTGAGCTGGCATCCCTTGCCAAAGAGGCAGGCGTTGACGGTGTCGTAGCATCCCCGATGGAAGCAACTTCCATCCGTGAGATGGCCGGAGATGATTTTCTCATCGTTACGCCGGGCATACGTCCTGCATTTGCCCAGACAGATGACCAGAAGCGTATAGCAACGCCATCCCAGGCATTTAAGGACGGAGCTTCAATGCTTGTCATTGGCCGTCCTATTACACAGGCAATTGATCCGAAGGCAGCAACCCGCCTGATTTTAAAAGAGATAAAGGAGAATGCATGATGAACGAGAAGGAAGTAGAAACTTTACTGAAG is a genomic window of Veillonellaceae bacterium containing:
- the pyrF gene encoding orotidine-5'-phosphate decarboxylase, whose amino-acid sequence is MEEEKEIYKADDRLIVALDVDSFDSMKALVDELGDLVSYYKVGMELYYSAGSATIHYLKEHGKKVFLDLKLHDIPNTVGHSVASVTRLGVNLITVHAGGGRAMMQAAARYAKITADELGVERPKILAVTVLTSFDDKGWQEIGGHFPIQDHVLELASLAKEAGVDGVVASPMEATSIREMAGDDFLIVTPGIRPAFAQTDDQKRIATPSQAFKDGASMLVIGRPITQAIDPKAATRLILKEIKENA